The Candidatus Tumulicola sp. region GCGCGATCGCGTACGTTGTGAAGTACGGATATGCGTAACTCTGTAAGCCCTCGACTCGCTGTGGAATAAGCTCGAGCGGCGCTTCATATGCGGATTCGGCTTGTTCCTGCGAGATGAAGCCACTCTCGGCCATGCGCTGCAGAACGTGCCGTTGGCGTTCGCGCGCGAGCTGCATATTGACGAACGGCGAATAGTCGGAAGGGGCTGCGACGACGCCGGCCAGCATGGCGGCTTGCTGCACGCTGACGCTGCGGATCGAGCGGCCAAAATACGTATGCGCCGCAGCATCGACGCCGTACGCGCCGGCGCCGAGATAAATGATGTTGAGATAACGCTCGAGGATCTCGTCTTTGGTGTAGAAGCGCTCGATCTCCATCGCCAGCAGCGCTTCTTCGATCTTTCGCGAGAGGGTCGGTTCGTCGTTGAGAAACAAGCGGCGCGCCAACTGTTGGGTGATGGTCGACGCACCCTGCATCTGCTGGTGCGTTAGATCGGCATACGCGGCGCGAACGATACCGCCGAAATCGACGCCGTGATGGCTGTAAAAATTATGGTCCTCGTTGGCGATGAACGCGTCGCGGGCGATTGCCGGAATTTGCGACAGCGGCGTCCAGACGCGATTCTCGCGATAGACCGACGCAAGCGGCGTGCCGTCACGCGCGAACAAACGCGTGGCACTCGCGGGCTGATAGTCGGCCATGCGTCCGATATCGGGAAGATTGCGTGCGTACGCCGCGACGATGCCGGCGATCGTGCCGGCAGCAAACAGCACGATCATCAACAGGGCGATCGCGGCTCCCCGCAGCAGCCCCCAAAAGCTCCGCCGTTTACGGCGTTTCGGCATCGACCCCGGCCGCGCGGTTGCGAGCGACCGCGTTGAGCACGCCGTTGACGAACTTGCCGGAATCCTCGGTCGAAAACCGTTTGGCCAGTTCGACGGCTTCGTTGATCGCAACGGCGGTCGGGATATCGGATCGGCACTCCAACTCGTAGGTGCCCATCTGAATCAGCAGACGATCGATGGCGGGCAATCGGTCGATGGCCCAGCCTTCGAGCAGCGGTTGCACGATCGCATCAGCCCGGTCGCGAAAATCCAACGTTCCCAACACTAACTCACGAACGAAAATTCGGTGCTCGGCGTTCTCTCCGTCGTCGCCGACCTCGGACAACGCATCGGACGGATCGCGGCTGCCGATCTCAACCGAGTACAACGCTTTGAGGGCTTGCTCGCGCCCGATTCTCCGCGCCGGCACGTCAGTGCACCGCCCGGGCGTACGCAGGGAGAAAACCGATATCGTAGCGGCCAGATCGAAACTCCGGCGTCCGCAGCAATTCCTGACACACCCCGACGGTCGTTCGAACGCCTTCGATCACCGTTGCCGAAAGGGCGCGTTCCATGCGCTCGATGGCCGCCTCGCGGGACGTTCCGAACGCCACGATCTTTGCCAGCATCGAATCGTAATACGGCGGGATCGTCGCGCCGGCGAACATGTGCGTGTCGACCCGCACGTCCGGTCCGGAGGGTAACACGAGCCGCGTCAGCGTGCCGCATTGCGGCGCGAAGTTGGCGTTTGCGTCTTCGGCATTGATACGGCATTCGATCGCGTGTCCGCGCGGCACAATGTCAGTCTGCCGCAAGCCCAGCGGCGCGCCGGAGGCGATCAGAATTTGTTCGCGCACGAGGTCGACTTCGTAAACCATCTCGGTTACCGGATGCTCGACTTGGATGCGCGTGTTCATCTCCATAAAGTACGCTTCGTCGCCCGCGCACAAAAACTCGAGCGTACCGGCATTGGTGTAACGCAC contains the following coding sequences:
- the nusB gene encoding transcription antitermination factor NusB; this translates as MPARRIGREQALKALYSVEIGSRDPSDALSEVGDDGENAEHRIFVRELVLGTLDFRDRADAIVQPLLEGWAIDRLPAIDRLLIQMGTYELECRSDIPTAVAINEAVELAKRFSTEDSGKFVNGVLNAVARNRAAGVDAETP